In one window of Opitutus sp. GAS368 DNA:
- a CDS encoding NADH-quinone oxidoreductase subunit M encodes MPDNAQLLQLAIATPLVAAVIIACGLPKRFAVKLAAVAFTVPALLALWLWAKFPAVDAHTYSFLSTTSTGLGKFGISLKLGLNGISLPMFLLAAIVGLAAGLYALRSGAERLKLYLVLLLVMHGGLLGVFASVDIFFFYFFHELALIPTFIMVGIWGGRDRSYAAMKLTIYLTAGAMLSLLGLIALYVKSGANSFDLIELKDAIAAHALAGHTQTWIAGLLLLGFGTLVSLWPLHTWAPLGYGAAPSSAAMLHAGVLKKFGLYGLIQIALPLLPLGLQHWAWKLALLAGLGNVIVVGFVTMAQRDLKQMLGYSSVMHMGYCFLGLAALSTVGTGGVVFLMVAHGLSVALLFLLATSIHHRTHTFDLSEMGGLAQKTPVLAAFFVAATMAGIGLPGFANFWGELTIFVALWKFSPWLTAVAIAGVVISAIYGLRAAARVFFGPPSEALARVTAQHPPADLDWREKLPALLLLAALLFFGFYPKAISQPVDQALAGPVAAVKILPTR; translated from the coding sequence ATGCCTGACAACGCCCAACTTCTGCAGCTCGCCATCGCCACGCCGCTCGTGGCCGCGGTCATCATCGCGTGCGGCCTGCCCAAGCGGTTCGCCGTCAAGCTGGCCGCGGTCGCCTTCACCGTGCCGGCGCTCCTCGCCCTGTGGCTGTGGGCGAAATTCCCGGCGGTGGACGCGCACACCTATTCCTTCCTCAGCACGACCTCCACCGGGCTGGGCAAATTCGGCATCAGCCTGAAGCTCGGCCTCAACGGCATCTCGCTGCCGATGTTCCTGCTCGCGGCCATCGTCGGCCTGGCGGCCGGGCTCTACGCCCTGCGCTCCGGCGCCGAGCGCCTGAAGCTCTACCTCGTGCTGCTGCTGGTCATGCACGGCGGCCTGCTGGGCGTGTTCGCCTCGGTGGACATCTTCTTCTTCTATTTCTTCCACGAGCTGGCGCTGATCCCGACCTTCATCATGGTCGGCATCTGGGGCGGCCGCGACCGCAGCTACGCGGCGATGAAGCTGACGATCTACCTGACGGCCGGCGCGATGCTGTCGCTGCTCGGCCTGATCGCGCTCTACGTCAAGAGCGGCGCCAACTCCTTCGACCTGATCGAGCTCAAGGACGCCATCGCCGCCCACGCCCTCGCCGGTCATACGCAGACCTGGATCGCGGGGTTGCTGCTGCTCGGCTTCGGCACACTCGTCTCGCTCTGGCCGCTGCACACCTGGGCCCCGCTGGGCTACGGCGCCGCGCCGAGCTCGGCCGCGATGCTGCACGCCGGCGTGCTCAAGAAGTTCGGCCTCTACGGCCTCATCCAGATCGCCCTGCCGCTATTGCCGCTCGGCCTGCAGCACTGGGCCTGGAAGCTCGCGCTGCTGGCCGGTCTCGGCAACGTGATCGTGGTCGGCTTCGTCACCATGGCGCAGCGCGACCTCAAGCAGATGCTCGGCTACAGCTCGGTCATGCACATGGGCTACTGCTTCCTCGGCCTCGCCGCGCTTTCGACCGTCGGCACCGGCGGGGTCGTCTTCCTGATGGTGGCGCACGGCCTGTCGGTCGCGCTGCTGTTCCTGCTGGCGACCAGCATCCACCACCGCACGCACACCTTCGACCTGTCCGAGATGGGCGGCCTGGCCCAGAAGACCCCCGTGCTGGCCGCGTTCTTCGTCGCCGCCACCATGGCCGGCATCGGCCTGCCCGGCTTCGCCAACTTCTGGGGCGAGCTGACCATCTTCGTGGCCCTGTGGAAATTCTCGCCGTGGCTGACGGCCGTCGCCATCGCCGGCGTGGTCATCTCGGCCATCTACGGCCTGCGCGCCGCGGCGCGCGTGTTCTTCGGCCCGCCGAGCGAGGCGCTGGCGCGCGTCACGGCGCAGCATCCGCCGGCCGACCTCGACTGGCGCGAGAAGCTGCCCGCGCTGCTCCTGCTCGCGGCGCTGCTCTTCTTCGGCTTCTACCCGAAGGCCATCTCGCAACCGGTGGACCAGGCGCTGGCCGGCCCGGTCGCGGCCGTCAAAATCCTTCCGACCCGCTGA
- a CDS encoding NADH-quinone oxidoreductase subunit J, with protein sequence MSDTLFLILSVLTVATALLVVLNKNAVNAAMFLLLSLVGLAGLFVLLDAPLLAFVLILVYAGAVVALFLFIIMLLDTTPGSFKAFKPLTIVASALGAALLGLGIWSLVHRAVLPPAPDSVPVPTMKHYAEMLFTTYLLPVQVVGFMLLIAMLGVIVLSKKYTEDGEQKTENR encoded by the coding sequence ATGAGCGACACCCTCTTCCTCATTCTCTCGGTCCTGACCGTCGCCACGGCGCTGCTCGTCGTGCTGAACAAGAACGCGGTCAACGCCGCGATGTTCCTGTTGCTCTCGCTCGTCGGCCTGGCCGGCCTGTTCGTGCTGCTCGACGCCCCGCTGCTGGCCTTCGTGCTCATCCTGGTCTACGCGGGCGCCGTCGTCGCCCTGTTCCTCTTCATCATCATGCTGCTCGACACGACGCCGGGCAGCTTCAAGGCCTTCAAGCCGCTGACCATCGTGGCGTCCGCCCTCGGGGCCGCGCTGCTGGGCCTCGGCATCTGGTCGCTCGTCCATCGCGCCGTGCTGCCGCCCGCGCCGGACTCCGTGCCGGTTCCGACCATGAAGCATTACGCCGAGATGCTGTTCACGACCTACCTGCTGCCGGTGCAGGTCGTCGGCTTCATGCTCCTCATCGCCATGCTCGGCGTCATCGTGCTCAGTAAAAAATACACAGAGGACGGAGAACAGAAGACGGAGAACAGATGA
- a CDS encoding NADH-quinone oxidoreductase subunit I, translating to MPYVVERKPLTLSERMYIPQILAGMRVTLKHLFAPNVTMQYPEERPAIPTGYRGVPTLVKDPHGREKCVSCQLCEFVCPPKAIRITPGEIPADQADRAHVEKGPLAFDIDMLRCIYCGLCQEVCPEEAIFLQNQYSMTGYTRAEMVNDKARLYELGGTLPDQHFKWDKKKAAAEHGNATH from the coding sequence ATGCCCTACGTCGTCGAACGCAAACCCCTCACGCTCTCGGAGCGCATGTATATCCCCCAAATCCTGGCGGGCATGCGGGTGACGCTGAAGCACCTGTTCGCGCCGAACGTCACGATGCAGTATCCCGAGGAGCGTCCGGCCATTCCGACGGGCTACCGCGGCGTGCCGACGCTGGTGAAGGATCCGCACGGCCGCGAGAAATGCGTTTCCTGCCAGCTCTGCGAGTTCGTCTGCCCGCCCAAGGCCATCCGCATCACCCCCGGCGAGATCCCGGCCGACCAGGCGGACCGCGCCCACGTCGAGAAGGGCCCGCTGGCCTTCGACATCGACATGCTGCGCTGCATCTACTGCGGCCTGTGCCAGGAGGTCTGCCCCGAGGAGGCCATCTTCCTGCAGAACCAATATTCCATGACCGGCTACACCCGCGCCGAGATGGTCAACGACAAGGCCCGGCTCTACGAGCTCGGCGGCACGCTGCCCGACCAGCATTTCAAGTGGGACAAGAAGAAGGCCGCCGCCGAGCACGGGAACGCGACGCACTAA
- a CDS encoding NADH-quinone oxidoreductase subunit N: protein MSTELLKAVAASNDWWALGPELTLAVGALCLLVLEIFSPKKDLRFVPMLTMFTLGLTLITVAANFDKTWGGEELFGGLIRLSASGQIARVFFLVSSLLVCFLATICLPRARVPRVEFYHIVLVVTAALMLLAQSNHFVMFFVALETVTIGFYILVSYYRERSLSLEAGLKYLVLGALSSAILLFGIVLLYGAVGRVVVDGVVHTGFEFGTVFSFLRNNPGNFLATAGALLILGGVAFKIGAFPFQIWVPDVYQGAPTPVTAFLAVSSKAAGFAVLLLLVSRVFAPLQSVLGPVLSLLAATTILFGNLSALTQRNTKRLMGLSGVSHAGYLLIGVTAALTVPWAAGAVWFYLFTYLLASMAVFGVMAYVAGPDDRAEELDHYERLAKDRPFLGAVLAIGVGSLAGIPPLAGFMGKLLLFLAAFQAHLYGLLGVAVVGVVISIFYYFGWIRAAFFESWTPSAPGAAPVTRPGPAAVSWAGIATLAFLALATVLLGFFQQPLTSWLLP from the coding sequence ATGTCCACCGAACTTCTCAAAGCGGTCGCCGCCTCCAATGACTGGTGGGCCCTCGGACCCGAGCTGACGCTGGCCGTCGGGGCGCTCTGCCTGCTCGTGCTCGAGATCTTCTCGCCGAAGAAGGACCTGCGCTTCGTCCCGATGCTGACGATGTTCACCCTGGGCCTGACGCTGATCACGGTGGCGGCCAATTTCGACAAGACCTGGGGCGGCGAGGAGCTGTTCGGCGGACTCATCCGCCTCAGCGCCTCCGGCCAGATCGCGCGGGTGTTCTTCCTCGTGTCGTCGCTCCTGGTCTGCTTCCTGGCCACGATCTGCCTGCCGCGGGCGCGGGTGCCCCGGGTGGAGTTCTACCATATCGTGCTGGTGGTGACGGCGGCGCTGATGCTCCTGGCGCAGAGCAACCATTTCGTGATGTTCTTCGTCGCGCTCGAGACGGTGACCATCGGGTTCTACATCCTCGTGAGCTACTATCGCGAGCGGTCGCTGTCGCTCGAGGCCGGCCTGAAATACCTGGTGCTCGGCGCGCTCAGCTCGGCGATCCTGCTCTTCGGCATCGTGCTGCTCTACGGCGCGGTCGGCCGCGTGGTGGTGGACGGCGTCGTCCACACCGGTTTCGAGTTCGGCACCGTGTTCAGTTTCCTGCGCAACAACCCCGGCAACTTCCTCGCCACGGCCGGGGCGCTGCTGATCCTCGGCGGCGTGGCCTTCAAGATCGGCGCCTTTCCGTTCCAGATCTGGGTGCCCGACGTCTACCAGGGGGCGCCGACGCCCGTGACGGCCTTTCTCGCCGTCTCCTCCAAGGCCGCGGGCTTCGCCGTGCTGCTGCTGCTGGTGTCGCGGGTCTTCGCCCCGCTGCAGTCCGTGCTCGGGCCGGTGCTGTCGCTGCTGGCCGCCACCACGATCCTGTTCGGCAACCTCTCGGCGCTCACCCAGCGCAACACCAAGCGCCTGATGGGTCTCTCCGGCGTCTCCCACGCCGGCTACCTGCTCATCGGCGTCACGGCCGCGCTGACCGTTCCGTGGGCCGCCGGCGCGGTCTGGTTCTACCTGTTCACCTACCTGCTGGCCTCGATGGCGGTGTTCGGCGTCATGGCCTATGTGGCCGGCCCGGATGACAGGGCCGAGGAACTCGACCACTACGAGCGGCTAGCCAAGGACCGGCCGTTCCTCGGCGCGGTGCTGGCGATCGGCGTCGGTTCGCTCGCGGGCATCCCGCCGCTGGCCGGCTTCATGGGCAAGCTGCTGCTCTTCCTCGCGGCCTTCCAGGCGCACCTCTACGGGCTGCTGGGCGTGGCCGTGGTCGGCGTGGTGATCTCCATCTTCTACTATTTCGGCTGGATCCGCGCGGCCTTCTTCGAGTCGTGGACACCGTCCGCCCCCGGTGCGGCGCCCGTCACCCGGCCGGGCCCGGCCGCGGTGTCCTGGGCCGGCATCGCGACGCTGGCCTTCCTCGCCCTCGCCACCGTGTTGCTGGGCTTCTTCCAGCAGCCGCTGACGAGCTGGCTGCTGCCCTAA
- a CDS encoding proton-conducting transporter membrane subunit, with amino-acid sequence MHSMLNHAILILLLPLASAAVIALFLRKQGALASWISTATAGAIAAISIILLLHGERFEAQVEWLRFGDFAVSLGIKYDDLAALMLFIVGFVGFLIHVFSLGYMHEDQARARFFGGLSIFMFSMIGIVLANNLFMIFIFWELVGFSSWLLINHYHEKQSAADAAKKAFIVNRVGDFGFLLGIIMCYWANGTVNLTELGEFGAAHRLVFSTAIPLLLFCGAMGKSAQMPLQVWLPDAMEGPTPVSALIHAATMVAAGIFMLCRINVLMVPEALEVIMWIGTITALYAALCAIVQRDIKKVLAYSTLSQLGYMVAAFGLGNSDKLPIHMLPAAPDGGDVIREVLSAGAAAAMFHLTTHAFFKALLFLGSGSVIMGCHHEQDIFKMGGLRSKMPVTFFTFTIGVLAIIGMPFLAGFFSKDAILYLAMEKNTAVFAILAFTAVLTAFYMVRLWKITFLGEARSDDAKHAHESGMTMTLPLILLAMLSVVGGYAGVYGKLAGPTLVLLVPEAEGSAHTTILLVSLAVMTLGAGSALFFYKSAATDTLEEKSHVLFAGLTWLKESFDRLYDYYVAKVQQRFAMVLNFLEQIVLAGAIIRGLAGFVGYVGYGARALYTGSLHTYVFWFLLGAALLWAYAAGVF; translated from the coding sequence ATGCACTCGATGCTCAATCACGCCATCCTGATCCTCCTGCTGCCGCTCGCCTCGGCGGCGGTGATCGCGCTGTTCCTGCGCAAACAGGGGGCCCTGGCTTCGTGGATCTCCACGGCCACGGCCGGCGCCATCGCGGCGATCTCCATCATCCTCCTGCTGCACGGCGAGCGCTTCGAGGCGCAGGTCGAGTGGCTGCGCTTCGGGGACTTCGCCGTGTCGCTGGGCATCAAATACGACGACCTCGCGGCGCTGATGCTCTTCATCGTCGGCTTCGTCGGCTTCCTCATCCACGTCTTCTCGCTCGGCTACATGCACGAAGACCAGGCGCGCGCGCGGTTCTTCGGCGGCCTGTCCATCTTCATGTTCTCGATGATCGGCATCGTCCTCGCGAACAACCTGTTCATGATTTTCATCTTCTGGGAGCTGGTCGGTTTCAGCTCCTGGCTGCTGATCAACCATTACCACGAGAAGCAGTCCGCGGCTGACGCCGCGAAAAAGGCCTTCATCGTCAACCGCGTCGGCGACTTCGGCTTTCTGCTCGGCATCATCATGTGTTACTGGGCGAACGGCACGGTGAATCTTACCGAGCTGGGCGAGTTCGGCGCGGCCCACAGGCTCGTGTTCAGCACGGCCATCCCGCTGCTGCTGTTCTGCGGTGCGATGGGCAAGTCGGCCCAGATGCCGCTGCAGGTGTGGCTGCCGGACGCGATGGAGGGCCCGACGCCCGTGTCCGCCCTCATCCACGCCGCCACGATGGTCGCGGCCGGTATCTTCATGCTGTGCCGCATCAATGTCCTGATGGTGCCCGAGGCGCTCGAGGTCATCATGTGGATTGGCACGATCACCGCGCTCTACGCCGCGCTTTGCGCCATTGTCCAGCGCGACATCAAGAAGGTGCTGGCCTACTCGACGCTCTCGCAGCTTGGCTACATGGTCGCGGCGTTCGGACTGGGCAATTCAGATAAATTGCCGATTCACATGCTTCCGGCAGCCCCTGATGGGGGTGATGTTATTCGGGAAGTTTTATCGGCAGGAGCTGCCGCCGCGATGTTCCACCTGACGACCCACGCTTTCTTCAAGGCGCTGCTCTTCCTTGGTTCCGGCTCGGTCATCATGGGCTGCCACCACGAACAGGACATTTTCAAGATGGGCGGGCTGCGTTCGAAGATGCCCGTGACATTCTTCACCTTCACGATCGGCGTGCTGGCGATCATCGGCATGCCGTTCCTCGCCGGCTTCTTCTCGAAGGACGCCATCCTCTACCTCGCGATGGAGAAGAACACCGCGGTGTTCGCCATCCTCGCCTTCACCGCGGTGCTGACGGCGTTCTACATGGTCCGCCTCTGGAAGATCACCTTCCTCGGCGAGGCTCGCTCCGACGACGCCAAACACGCCCACGAAAGCGGTATGACCATGACTTTGCCGCTTATCCTCCTCGCGATGCTGTCCGTGGTCGGCGGCTACGCCGGCGTCTATGGCAAGCTCGCCGGTCCGACGCTTGTCCTCTTGGTGCCCGAGGCCGAGGGCTCCGCCCACACGACCATCCTGCTCGTCTCGCTCGCGGTCATGACGCTCGGCGCCGGCTCGGCGTTGTTCTTCTACAAGTCCGCGGCGACCGACACGCTCGAGGAGAAATCCCACGTGCTCTTCGCCGGGCTGACCTGGCTCAAGGAGTCGTTCGACCGGCTCTACGATTATTACGTGGCGAAGGTGCAGCAGCGCTTCGCGATGGTGCTGAACTTCCTCGAGCAGATCGTGCTCGCCGGCGCCATCATCCGCGGGCTGGCCGGTTTCGTCGGCTACGTCGGCTACGGCGCGCGGGCGCTCTATACCGGTAGCCTGCACACCTACGTCTTCTGGTTCCTGCTCGGCGCCGCGCTCCTCTGGGCCTACGCCGCCGGGGTTTTTTAA
- a CDS encoding 2Fe-2S iron-sulfur cluster-binding protein has translation MIAPPKPDLVTVNIDGKDIAVPKGTNVIEAARQLGIEIPHYCYHPKLTVAGNCRMCLIEMGMPAVDPATKAPIMDPATGKPKINWIPRPQIGCATNASPGLHVKTNSPMARESREGVTEFLLINHPLDCPICDQAGECKLQEHSTAYGRGYSRFVEQKNVKPKRTQLGPRVTLDDERCILCSRCVRFSKEVAKDDVLGFVDRGSYSTLTCYPGKQLANNYSLNTVDICPVGALTSTDFRFKMRVWFLKQTPSIDPESSVGANTEVWSREGVIYRITPRQNDAVNDTWMADSGRVLYKQVKADNRLLAPTINGAATAAQMAIKAAADLLHAGSVAIVGSGRSSVEEQFLTKKLADALKVSASLVSRVGAGDKILVSADRNPNVRGALVTGLIAALPTAQLTLLAAGIDAGQVKTVLSLGEDLTGAGLNAAQLAKVSVIYLGTHKNATSDAAKVVIPTLTIFEKSGTFVNQQFRLQKFAQAVPGPAGVADDLVTLAALVGASNRTTVASDLGSLWTTIAAEVKPLAAVTYASLSATGLLLDATPWAALPFVEGETLHFKPAAVPAAVNA, from the coding sequence ATGATCGCTCCGCCCAAACCCGACCTCGTGACCGTCAACATCGACGGCAAGGACATCGCCGTGCCGAAGGGCACGAACGTGATCGAGGCCGCCCGGCAGCTCGGGATCGAGATCCCGCATTACTGCTACCACCCGAAGCTGACCGTCGCCGGCAACTGCCGCATGTGTCTCATCGAAATGGGCATGCCGGCCGTCGATCCCGCCACCAAGGCGCCGATCATGGACCCGGCCACGGGCAAGCCGAAGATCAACTGGATCCCGCGCCCGCAGATCGGCTGCGCCACCAACGCCTCGCCCGGCCTGCACGTGAAGACCAACTCGCCGATGGCGCGCGAGAGCCGCGAGGGCGTCACCGAGTTCCTCCTCATCAACCACCCGCTCGACTGCCCGATCTGCGACCAGGCCGGCGAGTGCAAGCTGCAGGAGCATTCCACCGCCTACGGCCGCGGCTATTCGCGCTTCGTCGAGCAGAAGAACGTGAAGCCCAAGCGCACGCAGCTCGGGCCGCGGGTCACCCTCGACGACGAGCGCTGCATCCTCTGCTCGCGCTGCGTCCGCTTCAGCAAGGAGGTCGCGAAGGACGACGTGCTCGGCTTTGTGGACCGCGGCAGCTACAGCACGCTGACCTGCTACCCGGGCAAGCAGCTCGCGAACAACTACTCGCTCAATACCGTCGACATCTGCCCGGTCGGCGCGCTCACCAGCACCGATTTCCGCTTCAAGATGCGCGTCTGGTTCCTCAAGCAGACGCCGAGCATCGACCCCGAGTCGTCCGTCGGCGCCAACACCGAGGTGTGGAGCCGCGAGGGCGTCATCTACCGCATCACGCCGCGCCAGAACGACGCCGTGAACGACACCTGGATGGCCGATTCCGGCCGCGTGCTCTACAAGCAGGTGAAGGCGGACAACCGCCTGCTCGCCCCGACGATCAACGGCGCCGCCACCGCGGCCCAGATGGCGATCAAGGCCGCCGCCGACCTGTTGCACGCCGGTTCGGTTGCCATCGTCGGTTCCGGCCGCAGCTCGGTCGAGGAGCAGTTTCTCACGAAGAAGCTCGCCGATGCGCTGAAAGTTTCCGCCTCGCTGGTCAGCCGGGTGGGGGCGGGGGACAAGATCCTCGTCTCCGCCGACCGCAACCCGAACGTCCGCGGTGCGCTCGTCACCGGCCTCATCGCCGCGCTGCCAACGGCGCAGCTCACGTTGCTCGCAGCTGGCATCGACGCCGGCCAGGTGAAGACCGTGCTCTCGCTCGGCGAGGATCTGACCGGCGCCGGCCTCAATGCCGCGCAGCTGGCGAAGGTCTCGGTCATCTATCTCGGCACGCATAAGAACGCCACGAGCGATGCCGCGAAAGTCGTCATCCCGACCCTCACCATCTTCGAGAAGTCCGGCACGTTCGTGAACCAGCAGTTCCGCCTGCAGAAGTTCGCCCAGGCCGTCCCCGGCCCGGCGGGCGTGGCCGACGATCTCGTGACCCTCGCCGCCCTCGTCGGGGCCAGCAACCGGACCACCGTGGCCTCCGACCTCGGTTCGCTGTGGACCACGATCGCCGCGGAGGTGAAGCCGCTCGCCGCCGTCACCTACGCCAGTCTGTCCGCCACCGGCCTCCTGCTCGACGCCACGCCGTGGGCCGCGTTGCCCTTCGTCGAGGGTGAGACGCTCCACTTCAAACCGGCCGCCGTGCCGGCCGCCGTCAACGCCTGA
- the nuoF gene encoding NADH-quinone oxidoreductase subunit NuoF, whose protein sequence is MPAPAQRRLIFAHIDEPGYTNDLACYLRHGGYEVMKKAFTRPPAELIDEVKKSGLRGRGGAGFPCGVKWSLVDRKSGKPIYLIVNADESEPGTFKDRYIMHQDPHQLIEGTMISCFANNVKQAYIYIRGEMPHGARILEKAIAEARAANFVGPNILGSGYSCEIYVHRGAGAYICGEETGLIESLEGKRANPRIKPPYFPAVLGLYQCPTIVNNVETLCHVKHIADFGGEAYTKIGTPNNTGTRIFCVSGHVQKPGYYEFEAGKITLGQLLNEVCGGPLPGRTFKAVIPGGSSAKIMRFGERYKGKRKVGADLVDYDWGVEDVPMDFDSLAMIGTMGGSGGVIVMDDSVNMVEALANINAFYSHESCGQCTPCREGSLWMKKITTRMVHGTARPEDAALLKGVADQIPGRTICAFGEACSWPTQSFIAKFGDEFKNYHETKKTASPAAAPLI, encoded by the coding sequence ATGCCCGCTCCCGCCCAACGCCGCCTGATCTTCGCTCACATCGACGAGCCCGGCTACACCAATGACCTCGCCTGCTACCTCAGGCACGGCGGCTACGAGGTCATGAAGAAGGCGTTCACGCGCCCGCCGGCGGAGCTGATTGACGAGGTGAAGAAGTCCGGTCTGCGCGGCCGCGGCGGCGCCGGTTTCCCCTGCGGCGTCAAGTGGTCGCTGGTCGACCGCAAGAGCGGCAAGCCCATCTATCTCATCGTCAACGCCGACGAGTCCGAGCCGGGCACCTTCAAGGACCGCTACATCATGCACCAGGATCCGCACCAGCTGATCGAGGGCACGATGATCTCCTGTTTCGCGAACAACGTGAAGCAGGCCTACATCTACATCCGCGGCGAGATGCCGCACGGCGCCCGCATCCTGGAGAAGGCCATCGCCGAGGCCCGCGCGGCGAATTTCGTCGGCCCGAACATCCTCGGCTCGGGCTACAGCTGCGAGATCTACGTCCACCGCGGCGCCGGCGCCTACATCTGCGGCGAGGAGACCGGCCTGATCGAGTCGCTCGAGGGCAAGCGCGCCAACCCGCGCATCAAGCCGCCGTATTTCCCCGCGGTCCTCGGCCTCTACCAGTGCCCGACGATCGTCAACAATGTCGAGACGCTCTGCCACGTGAAGCACATCGCCGACTTCGGCGGCGAGGCCTACACGAAGATCGGCACGCCGAACAACACCGGCACGCGCATCTTCTGCGTCTCGGGCCATGTGCAGAAGCCGGGTTATTACGAGTTCGAGGCCGGCAAGATCACGCTGGGCCAGCTGCTCAACGAGGTCTGCGGCGGCCCGCTGCCGGGCCGCACGTTCAAGGCCGTCATCCCCGGCGGCTCGTCCGCCAAGATCATGCGCTTCGGCGAACGCTACAAGGGCAAGCGCAAGGTCGGCGCGGACCTGGTCGACTACGACTGGGGCGTCGAGGACGTCCCGATGGATTTCGATTCGCTCGCCATGATCGGCACGATGGGCGGCTCGGGCGGCGTCATCGTGATGGACGACTCCGTCAACATGGTGGAGGCGCTGGCCAACATCAACGCGTTCTACTCGCACGAGAGCTGCGGCCAGTGCACGCCCTGCCGCGAGGGTTCGCTGTGGATGAAGAAGATCACCACCCGCATGGTGCACGGCACCGCGCGCCCCGAGGACGCCGCCCTGCTCAAGGGCGTGGCCGACCAGATCCCCGGCCGCACGATCTGCGCGTTCGGCGAAGCCTGCTCATGGCCGACCCAGAGCTTCATCGCGAAGTTCGGCGACGAGTTCAAAAACTACCACGAGACGAAGAAGACCGCGTCGCCCGCGGCCGCCCCCTTGATCTGA
- a CDS encoding complex I subunit 1 family protein has translation MNAVISLWSGLHPVLQALIKGLAVIGVMFPFGGACSLVERKVSAWMQGRPGPNRAIPFWAAWVPVVGPFLQKLGVFHLMADGGKMFFKEDPVPGHVNKFYFYLAPVVGMIPAFTTLTVVPFGAYLDGAGKLVPLVLANLDVGILAVFAVSSLGVYSLILAGWASNSKYPFLGGIRASAQLISYELSMTLAVLPVFLAVNTPGGSGTLSLFHVVEFQSGTWQGFTFASLHGLWFGLTMPVAAIVFMVALFAETNRLPFDMAEGEADLVGGFHTEYGSMKWGLFFVAEYSNMLIGSGVFVLLFMGGWNPLPFLPLASVVGWLGSHLSPLFLHPIAMGLLSIGVFLGKAVFLIFVFMWVRWTVPRFRYDQVMKLGWQKLLPLAIGNLILYAILIAIFQTRN, from the coding sequence ATGAACGCCGTGATCTCACTCTGGTCCGGCCTCCATCCGGTGCTGCAGGCCCTTATCAAGGGCCTCGCGGTCATCGGCGTCATGTTCCCGTTCGGCGGGGCGTGCTCGCTGGTCGAGCGCAAGGTCTCGGCGTGGATGCAGGGCCGCCCGGGCCCGAATCGCGCCATCCCGTTCTGGGCCGCCTGGGTGCCGGTCGTCGGCCCGTTCCTGCAGAAGCTCGGCGTGTTCCACCTCATGGCCGACGGCGGCAAGATGTTCTTCAAGGAGGACCCGGTCCCGGGTCACGTGAACAAGTTCTATTTCTACCTCGCGCCGGTCGTCGGCATGATCCCGGCATTCACGACCCTGACCGTGGTGCCCTTCGGCGCCTACCTCGATGGCGCGGGCAAACTGGTCCCGCTGGTGCTGGCCAACCTCGACGTCGGCATCCTCGCGGTGTTCGCCGTGTCGTCGCTCGGCGTCTACTCGCTGATCCTTGCCGGTTGGGCGTCGAACTCGAAGTATCCCTTCCTCGGCGGCATCCGTGCGTCGGCCCAGCTCATCTCCTACGAGCTCTCGATGACGCTCGCCGTGCTGCCGGTGTTCCTCGCCGTCAACACGCCCGGCGGCAGCGGCACCCTGAGCCTCTTCCATGTCGTGGAGTTCCAGAGCGGCACCTGGCAGGGCTTCACGTTCGCGAGCCTGCACGGGCTCTGGTTCGGGCTCACCATGCCGGTCGCGGCCATCGTGTTCATGGTGGCGCTCTTCGCCGAGACCAACCGCCTGCCGTTCGACATGGCCGAGGGCGAGGCGGACCTCGTCGGCGGTTTCCACACCGAATACGGCTCGATGAAGTGGGGCCTGTTCTTTGTCGCCGAGTATTCCAACATGCTCATCGGCTCCGGCGTCTTCGTGTTGCTCTTCATGGGTGGCTGGAACCCCCTGCCGTTCCTCCCGCTGGCCAGCGTGGTCGGCTGGCTCGGCTCCCACCTCTCGCCCCTGTTCCTGCACCCGATCGCGATGGGCCTGCTCTCCATCGGCGTCTTCCTCGGCAAGGCCGTCTTCCTCATCTTCGTCTTCATGTGGGTGCGCTGGACGGTGCCGCGCTTCCGCTACGACCAGGTGATGAAGCTCGGCTGGCAGAAGCTGCTGCCGCTCGCCATCGGGAACCTGATCCTTTACGCGATCCTCATCGCGATCTTCCAGACCCGGAATTGA
- the nuoK gene encoding NADH-quinone oxidoreductase subunit NuoK, with translation MIPLLATAPTYGLPSYLFVASLLFAIGFFGVLLRKNTLVIYMCLELMLLASTLALVAFSRFNGTLDGDVFVFFILTIAAAEVAVGLAIIVALFRQRHTVSVEELNQLKH, from the coding sequence ATGATCCCTCTCCTTGCCACCGCTCCGACCTACGGCCTGCCGTCCTATCTGTTCGTGGCCTCGCTGCTGTTCGCCATCGGCTTCTTCGGGGTGCTGCTGCGCAAGAACACGCTCGTGATCTACATGTGCCTCGAGCTGATGCTGCTGGCCTCGACGCTGGCGCTGGTCGCCTTCTCGAGGTTCAACGGCACGCTCGACGGCGACGTCTTCGTGTTCTTCATCCTCACCATCGCCGCGGCCGAGGTCGCCGTCGGCCTCGCCATCATCGTCGCGCTGTTCCGGCAGCGCCACACCGTCTCGGTCGAGGAACTGAACCAGCTGAAGCATTAA